In Aspergillus luchuensis IFO 4308 DNA, chromosome 1, nearly complete sequence, the following are encoded in one genomic region:
- a CDS encoding ferric reductase family protein (COG:P,Q;~EggNog:ENOG410PHSN;~InterPro:IPR013112,IPR017927,IPR013130,IPR013121, IPR039261;~PFAM:PF08022,PF01794,PF08030;~SECRETED:SignalP(1-16);~TransMembrane:7 (n2-12c16/17o178-202i271-291o311-337i349-369o384-405i412-429o441-459i);~go_function: GO:0016491 - oxidoreductase activity [Evidence IEA];~go_process: GO:0055114 - oxidation-reduction process [Evidence IEA]), translating to MLLRTSFLAIFVPALAEQKRSLDVISSLDADCLCPIYTALSQYTFASGPAGGTYNHSISVTSFFAQESYIETTANFEGICNRTVEVASMYASARARCDGNSPAGTISFWQELCDVDLSSIEPNGSRSYDSMPILDPDVNTTASTGTIKSPVLLSESYYKRAYKTCVIHEKALGQDIRFGWGLMGYWGAILGLGMVQKILSFWTIRRTMDPRRDTEANAVPGPIEHKQIPSPLSSTIHALRTHIIVPASFTPKLPHHQRLLYGHCIPKRLDLIIVFGFWLLCVLLACVNYDGDTKTSTMPQRNWHYSSDRTGILAYACLPFLWVFSGRNNIFLWVTHFDAQSFNTFHRHIAWACTLLAIVHSIGYSIILADYEDAYHEAWRHKPWYMGVIAVVAMSVLLIHSITWLRRKGYEVFLTSHIVLAIVIIYALFQHTRPDGPQWNPYLWTVVATWTFDRILRILRIAYCNLHIKSSESKISLPSSTVTYAPDSDLMTIDIEAPSHVTPKAGQHYFLSQPLSVHYFENHPFALGAYSEAPSHSPKEKSKLTFYVRPYNGWTKSLRDRCIRATNSIHPLLLLEGPYGHTAPLHTFDTVLLIAGGTGIAATLPYILDYAARLRRQTTKTTSIHLLWSARQKSMFSTVFTEELSHVLECEGVQVSFFCTESAPVSLIDSDKEVAVGPGTHAAGSNMCYYDGRPDIRGAVETEAEMTRESRTRLAVLCSGPGMMADECRLAVYEAMRRGCQGIRYFEEAFTW from the exons ATGCTTCTACGAACTTCCTTCTTGGCTATCTTTGTCCCTGCCCTGGCGGAGCAGAAACGCTCCCTCGATGTCATCAGTAGCCTCGATGCGGACTGTCTTTGTCCGATATACACCGCTCTATCACAATACACATTTGCTAGTGGTCCTGCCGGAGGCACTTACAATCATTCAATATCAGTGACGTCCTTCTTTGCTCAGGAAAGCTATATAGAGACAACAGCAAACTTTGAGGGTATCTGCAACAGGACGGTGGAAGTTGCTTCCATGTATGCGAGTGCAAGGGCGAGATGTGATGGAAATAGTCCAGCGGGTACCATTTCGTTCTGGCAGGAATTGTGCGACGTCGATCTTTCATCTATCGAACCTAATGGATCAAGATCGTACGACTCAATGCCAATACTTGATCCGGATGTCAATACGACTGCCTCTACTGGCACCATCAAATCACCTGTCCTGTTGAGTGAGTCATATTATAAGCGGGCGTACAAAACATGT GTCATTCATGAGAAGGCACTGGGTCAGGATATCCGGTTTGGCTGGGGCTTAATGGGTTACTGGGGAGCTATCCTGGGTCTCGGAATGGTGCAGAAAATCCTTAGCTTTTGGACGATTAGGCGGACTATGGACCCACGCAGGGATACAGAAGCCAATGCAGTCCCTGGACCTATCGAGCACAAGCAAATCCCTAGTCCCTTATCTTCAACCATCCATGCTCTGCGTACCCATATCATTGTTCCAGCAAGCTTCACACCAAAATTGCCTCATCACCAGCGACTTCTTTACGGACATTGCATTCCCAAGCGACTTGATTTAATAATCGTTTTCGGCTTCTGGCTCCTCTGTGTCCTCTTAGCTTGTGTCAACTACGATGGAGACACTAA GACGTCGACCATGCCCCAGCGCAACTGGCATTATTCGTCCGATCGGACCGGTATTCTTGCCTATGCCTGTCTACCATTCTTATGGGTCTTCAGCGGACGCAACAACATTTTCCTCTGGGTAACCCACTTCGACGCTCAATCCTTCAACACATTTCATCGGCATATTGCATGGGCGTGCACACTCCTTGCCATTGTCCACTCGATTGGGTACAGCATAATTTTAGCAGACTACG AGGATGCATATCACGAAGCGTGGAGACATAAGCCGTGGTACATGGGCGTAATA GCGGTTGTTGCCATGTCGGTTTTGTTAATCCACTCTATCACATGGCTTCGACGCAAAGGGTACGAGGTATTCCTCACCTCCCACATCGTACTAGCCATCGTCATAATCTATGCTCTATTTCA ACATACCCGCCCCGACGGACCGCAGTGGAACCCATACCTCTGGACTGTAGTAGCTACATGGACCTTCGATCGCATCCTCCGCATACTTCGCATCGCATACTGCAACCTCCACATAAAATCCAGCGAAAGCAAAATCTCCCTGCCATCATCAACGGTTACATACGCTCCCGACAGTGACCTAATGACGATAGATATAGAGGCGCCCTCCCATGTCACACCTAAGGCAGGCCAACACTACTTCCTCTCCCAGCCACTGAGCGTGCATTATTTTGAAAACCATCCTTTCGCACTAGGTGCATATTCCGAAGCACCGTCCCATTCACCGAAGGAGAAAAGCAAGTTGACCTTCTACGTCCGTCCTTACAACGGTTGGACAAAATCGCTTCGTGATCGCTGCATCAGAGCAACTAATAGCATACAcccactcctcctcctaGAAGGACCCTATGGCCACACGGCACCGCTGCATACCTTCGATACGGTGTTGTTAATTGCCGGGGGGACAGGCATCGCAGCTACGCTGCCATATATACTCGACTATGCCGCCCGGTTGAGAAGACAAACTACGAAGACGACCAGTATACATCTATTATGGTCCGCTCGTCAGAAGAGTATGTTCTCCACTGTATTCACAGAAGAGCTGAGCCACGTGTTAGAGTGTGAGGGTGTTCAAGTCAGCTTTTTCTGTACTGAAAGTGCTCCAGTGTCGCTAATTGACAGCGACAAAGAGGTCGCTGTTGGGCCTGGAACTCATGCAGCAGGGTCAAATATGTGCTACTACGACGGCCGCCCTGATATTCGTGGAGCTGTTGAGACAGAGGCTGAAATGACTCGCGAGTCCCGTACAAGGCTGGCGGTGCTTTGCTCTGGACCTGGAATGATGGCGGATGAGTGTCGCTTAGCGGTGTACGAGGCTATGAGAAGGGGGTGTCAGGGAATACGGTACTTCGAGGAGGCATTTACATGGTAG
- a CDS encoding carboxylesterase/lipase family protein (COG:I;~EggNog:ENOG410PP2D;~InterPro:IPR019826,IPR002018,IPR029058;~MEROPS:MER0030934;~PFAM:PF00135;~SECRETED:SignalP(1-22)), which translates to MFLILSLLVAVAASSPIHNASTSPIVHTNYGDILGTTSPYRPNIKVFKGIPYAAPPIGELRWKPPVKPEPWSGTYNATEFSAQCPQALNMGTSLWTTGSTDQSEDCLYMNIWTPTTTPSTPLPVYIWAYGGRFVDGSGDVVTYDGSGLASQDIITITFNFRLGPLGFLAHPLLSAESPHNSSGNYGILDIIAALEWVQANIASFGGDPARVTVGGQSSGSSCSLDMMYSPLADGLASGIIAESGARSPRDPLTGSLATSYRQKDEAESSGLSVMTSLNATTLSEMRALSVSTLPTTDLLNATIFDNTNYQNVSTFMEAPEWRPVLDGYALPHTYASTLSNNTHPNIPILTGNNKDESGAATDPGFTLSTFRSNFSTMFAPFPHLAEEFFSLYPANDTESTTPANNAFWADLGRVSTWSWALDWYAGGATAPVYTYFWDHAPPGQSLGAFHGSEMYYVFGNLPYNYPDMPWTERDFEIERVMVAYWSNFIKYGDPNGEGLVRWEPSGKEKETMYLGNEFGKGRLTNGEERRQLMLQWLAESEVW; encoded by the coding sequence ATGTTTCtcattctctccctcctcgtcgcAGTAGCGGCATCTTCTCCTATTCACAATGCCTCCACCTCACCAATTGTCCACACCAACTATGGTGACATTCTGGGCACAACATCCCCCTACCGTCCCAACATCAAAGTCTTTAAAGGCATTCCCTACGCTGCACCTCCCATCGGCGAACTCCGCTGGAAGCCCCCAGTCAAGCCCGAGCCATGGAGCGGCACCTATAACGCAACAGAATTTAGCGCCCAATGCCCCCAGGCCCTAAACATGGGTACCAGTCTCTGGACGACCGGCTCAACCGATCAAAGCGAAGACTGTCTCTACATGAACATCTGGACCCCTACCACCACACCTTCCACCCCACTCCCCGTCTACATCTGGGCCTACGGCGGCCGCTTCGTTGATGGCTCCGGCGACGTCGTAACCTACGACGGCAGCGGCCTCGCCTCGCAGGATATCATAACCATCACCTTCAACTTCCGCCTCGGCCCTCTCGGCTTCCTCgcccaccctctcctctccgccgAATCCCCTCACAACAGCTCCGGCAACTACGGcatcctcgacatcatcgccgcTCTAGAATGGGTGCAAGCCAACATTGCCTCGTTCGGCGGCGATCCCGCCCGCGTCACCGTCGGCGGCCAATCCTCAGGCTCCTCGTGCTCTCTTGACATGATGTACTCCCCTCTCGCCGACGGCCTCGCATCAGGAATCATCGCCGAAAGCGGTGCGCGATCTCCTCGAGACCCCTTAACGGGCAGCCTGGCAACAAGCTACCGTCAGAAAGACGAAGCCGAATCCTCTGGTCTCTCCGTGATGACCTCCCTCAACGCAACAACCCTCTCCGAAATGCGTGCTCTTTCCGTCTCAACCCTCCCAACAACTGACCTCCTCAACGCCACCATCTTCGACAACACCAACTACCAAAACGTCAGCACCTTCATGGAAGCTCCAGAGTGGCGCCCTGTCCTAGACGGCTACGCCCTCCCACACACCTACGCCTCCACACTCTCAAACAATACCcaccccaacatccccatcctaACCGGCAACAACAAAGACGAATCGGGAGCAGCCACAGACCCAGGATTCACACTCTCCACCTTCcgctccaacttctccactATGTTTGCCCCTTTCCCCCATCTCGCTGAAGAGTTCTTCTCCCTCTACCCTGCCAACGACACAGAATCAACTACCCCAGCCAATAACGCCTTCTGGGCAGACCTCGGCAGAGTAAGTACCTGGTCTTGGGCCCTAGATTGGTACGCTGGTGGGGCTACAGCTCCCGTGTACACGTATTTCTGGGACCATGCACCCCCGGGACAAAGTCTGGGTGCGTTTCACGGAAGCGAGATGTACTATGTCTTTGGAAATCTGCCGTATAACTATCCGGATATGCCGTGGACGGAGCGGGACTTTGAGATTGagagggtgatggtggcgTATTGGTCGAATTTCATCAAGTACGGGGATCCGAatggggaggggttggtgaGATGGGAGCCTagtgggaaggagaaggagacgaTGTATTTGGGGAATGAGTTTGGAAAGGGTAGGTTGAcgaatggggaggagaggaggcaGTTGATGTTGCAGTGGTTGGCAGAGTCGGAGGTTTGGTGA
- a CDS encoding MFS transporter (COG:G;~EggNog:ENOG410PUJ2;~InterPro:IPR020846,IPR011701,IPR036259;~PFAM:PF07690;~TransMembrane:12 (i64-85o97-120i132-150o156-178i190-213o225-251i298-321o333-356i377-396o402-421i433-459o471-490i);~go_function: GO:0022857 - transmembrane transporter activity [Evidence IEA];~go_process: GO:0055085 - transmembrane transport [Evidence IEA]) encodes MARINGVNQMEKQLPPSESKPGQQNDMHTQANNRETPLLDPDFTISFGKDDPDDPRNFGSWHKVYITCQLSMLTFVAALGSSILSPGQSDVAEYTNISSEVAVLATSMYILGWAVGPTLWGPISEVYGRKWGMLPALFCLGLFSIGTAVSQNAASIFITRFIGGIFGSAPISNANAALSDIYAPKERGIAVAFMMLCITGGPSVGPLIGSAVVSNSKLGWRWTMYIEAICCFALFALATLTLSETYSPVLLRNKAQNMRKTTGENRYWHPHEHESISLENAVTKHFLRPIRMLTTESIMACVAAYASFSYGLIYLCLQVYPIVFEEVRGYSPVIASLPFLGILVGTACAVGITFAYRTRYAKAVMDNGGKAVPEARLPPLVLGVIFLPTGLFWLGWTAAPKFSWVLPTVGGVFVGAGHNIIFQQCINYLIDTYGPYAASAISANTMLRSFVAAGLPLAAKPMFHNLGVGPAASLMGGIACLAFPIPFVFMKYGRTLREKSKFAPASSD; translated from the exons ATGGCACGCATCAATGGTGTGAATCAGATGGAAAAGCAACTACCACCGTCGGAAAGTAAGCCAGGACAGCAAAATGATATGCACACCCAAGCCAACAACCGAGAAACGCCCCTGTTGGATCCTGATTTCACTATCTCATTCGGAAAGGATGATCCTGACGACCCACGCAACTTTGGCAGCTGGCACAAGGTCTATATCACCTGCCAGCTGAGCATGCTCACCTTTGTTGCAGCATTGGGCTCATCTATCTTGTCTCCGGGACAATCAGATGTAGCGGAGTATACCAACATTAGCTCCGAGGTTGCAGTGCTCGCGACTTCGATGTATATCCTTG GCTGGGCGGTTGGCCCAACGTTATGGGGCCCAATAAGCGAGGTTTATGGCCGCAAATGGGGGATGCTTCCAGCTCTCTTTTGCTTAGGCTTGTTCAGTATCGGAACGGCAGTAAGCCAGAACGCCGccagcatcttcatcaccaggTTCATTGGTGGCATCTTTGGCTCTGCACCAATCAGCAATGCCAATGCAGCCTTAAGCGACATTTACGCACCGAAAGAGCGAGGAATAGCAGTGGCATTCATGATGCTGTGTATCACAGGAGGGCCATCTGTTGGACCTCTCATCGGCTCTGCAGTGGTTTCAAATTCAAAGCTTGGGTGGCGTT GGACCATGTATATTGAAGCTATCTGTTGTTTCGCCTTATTTGCCCTTGCTACCTTGACTCTGTCAGAAACATACTCTCCTGTCTTGTTGAGAAATAAGGCACAGAATATGCGCAAGACGACGGGAGAAAACAGGTACTGGCATCCTCACGAGCATGAGAGCATCAGCCTTGAAAATGCAGTTACGAAACATTTCCTTCGTCCGATACG CATGTTAACAACCGAGAGCATCATGGCCTGTGTTGCAGCGTACGCATCTTTCTCGTATGGTTTAATCTATCTATGTCTCCAGGTATACCCGATTGTATTTGAAGAAGTACGTGGATACAGTCCAGTGATTGCTTCCCTGCCATTCCTCGGGATCCTTGTCGGCACAGCTTGTGCTGTCGGAATCACCTTTGCGTATCGAACACGGTATGCCAAAGCGGTTATGGATAACGGTGGAAAGGCTGTTCCTGAAGCACGACTTCCCCCACTGGTGCTCGGGGTAATCTTCCTCCCAACGGGTCTATTCTGGCTTGGATGGACCGCAGCACCAAAGTTTTCGTGGGTACTGCCCAcggttggaggag TATTCGTCGGCGCCGGAcacaacatcatcttccagcaaTGTATTAACTATTTGATCGACACGTACGGGCCGTATGCCGCGAGTGCAATTTCAGCAAACACTATGCTGAGATCCTTTGTGGCCGCGGGGTTGCCATTGGCGGCGAAGCCAATGTTCCACAATCTGGGCGTGGGACCTGCTGCTAGTTTAATGGGAGGCATCGCTTGCCTTGCATTTCCGATACCATTCGTTTTCATGAAATATGGACGCACCCTGCGCGAAAAGTCAAAATTCGCACCGGCCAGTTCGGACTAG
- a CDS encoding fungal specific transcription factor domain-containing protein (COG:S;~EggNog:ENOG410PYBY): protein MKMLFAEAQSITCASTYLIQAGLLIAAYEYANGRPEAAHITMGGVAKSAFVTGLADSSSWQTNEASIISSESLERLNLWWGVIILERLILCEINDKTQRPTTDCPSSEFPLPSDLQPVQSNTRSVGSCPRDCLPLNQDRKPCVFGHQARAVLLLDRVLAVRRHPQTNSGRMVEIQQLDKQLQSFLSERMNTGTAEIGHDCSPIASAVRALCLLHQEVLSCPFDTVDLQGLQHSKAALEMVSNVVVDVARHHKAQIACQNSHADLLPLSCSYTLHMAMRHIRDCTKLVCPHRRSSDLNSLAQLDQEFSDRWKA, encoded by the exons ATGAAGATGCTATTTGCCGAAGCCCAATCTATAACTTGTGCCTCGACGTATCTCATTCAGGCTGGACTGCTCATCGCTGCGTATGAGTATGCCAACGGTCGGCCTGAGGCAGCGCACATTACGATGGGGGGTGTAGCTAAAAGTGCTTTCGTGACTGGGCTAGCAGATTCCAGCTCCTGGCAGACAAATGAAGCTAGTATTATCTCATCTGAAAGCCTGGAGCGTCTGAATCTGTGGTGGGGTGTAATCATTCTCGAGAG GCTTATTTTATGCGAAATCAATGACAAGACACAACGACCTACGACAGACTGTCCGTCTTCTGAGTTCCCTCTACCAAGTGACCTACAGCCTGTCCAATCCAATACTCGTTCAGTAGGAAGCTGCCCACGTGACTGTCTGCCTTTGAACCAGGACAGGAAACCCTGCGTTTTTGGCCATCAAGCACGAGCTGTGCTCCTTCTCGACCGCGTGTTGGCTGTGCGAAGGCACCCCCAAACTAATAGTGGTAGAATGGTAGAGATTCAACAACTCGACAAGCAGCTGCAAAGCTTCCTTTCTGAACGGATGAACACGGGTACCGCAGAAATTGGCCATGATTGCAGTCCTATAGCATCTGCAGTGAG AGCCCTCTGCCTATTACACCAGGAAGTCCTGAGCTGCCCTTTCGACACCGTTGACTTGCAAGGGCTGCAACACTCAAAAGCGGCCCTAGAGATGGTATCTAATGTAGTGGTGGATGTCGCGCGCCACCACAAGGCGCAAATTGCCTGCCAAAATTCCCACGCCGATTTACTACCCCTGAGTTGCTCGTACACCCTGCACATGGCAATGAGACATATTCGGGATTGCACGAAGCTAGTCTGCCCGCACAGGCGCTCTAGCGACCTGAATTCTCTAGCGCAGCTGGATCAAGAATTTTCCGACAGATGGAAAGCCTGA
- a CDS encoding pepsin-like aspartic protease (COG:O;~EggNog:ENOG410PIXI;~InterPro:IPR021109,IPR033876,IPR001461,IPR001969, IPR033121;~MEROPS:MER0003669;~PFAM:PF00026,PF14543;~go_function: GO:0004190 - aspartic-type endopeptidase activity [Evidence IEA];~go_process: GO:0006508 - proteolysis [Evidence IEA]), whose translation MRGAVLIPLAAGIPFAHGLSLHKRDEPAVVRLPIERRSDQSLQKRDSTVAVTLQNWDATYYAVNLTLGTPAQKVSLALDTGSSDLWVNTGNSTYCSIDNLCTPYGLYNASESSTVKTVGTHLNDTYADGTNLYGPYVTDKLTIGNTTIDDMQFGIAESTTSKRGIAGVGYRISTYQAEHDDKVYANLPQALVDSGAIKSAAYSIWLDSLEASTGSLLFGGVNTAKYKGDLQTLPIIPVYGKYYSLAIALTELSVATDSNSSSFTDSLPLSVSLDTGTTLTALPSDLVNKVYDALNATYDKTYDMAYIDCDARESDYNVTYSFSGATVTVSMSELIIPATEPGWPDNTCVLGLVPSQPGVNLLGDTFLRSAYVVYDLENNEISLANTNFNPGDDDILEIGTGTSAVPGATPVPSAVSSATGNGLVSTGTAVPTLSGVTITATATATGATGTASSGGSSAEATSTSSEGAAAQATSNPVKLLSGLAGVGLLLAL comes from the exons ATGAGAGGTGCGGTACTAATTCCTCTTGCGGCGGGCATTCCGTTTGCCCATGGCCTGTCTCTTCATAAACGCGATGAGCCTGCTGTCGTTCGATTGCCCATTGAGCGCAGGAGCGACCAGTCCTTGCAGAAAAGAGATTCTACGGTCGCCGTGACCTTGCAGAACTGG GATGCGACTTACTACGCAGTGAACCTGACGTTAGGAACACCCGCGCAAAAGGTGTCATTGGCTCTGGACACTGGCAGTAGCGACCTCTGGGTGAATACCGGCAACTCGACCTACTGCTCCATCGACAATCTATGCACCCCTTATGGCTTGTACAATGCCAGCGAATCGTCCACCGTGAAAACCGTCGGCACACACCTCAACGATACATATGCGGACGGCACAAATCTCTATGGACCTTATGTGACTGATAAGCTAACGATCGGCAACACAACAATCGATGACATGCAGTTTGGGATCGCCGAATCTACGACTAGTAAAC GCGGGATCGCCGGTGTCGGTTACAGAATTTCGACCTACCAGGCCGAGCACGACGACAAGGTCTATGCCAACCTCCCTCAGGCCCTCGTCGACAGCGGTGCCATCAAGTCTGCTGCGTACAGCATCTGGCTAGATAGTTTGGAGGCTTCGACCGGTTCGCTCCTTTTTGGAGGTGTCAATACAGCGAAATACAAGGGCGATCTCCAGACCCTTCCGATTATTCCTGTCTATGGCAAATACTACTCCCTCGCCATCGCCCTTACGGAGCTCAGCGTTGCGACCGACTCCAACTCCAGTAGCTTTACCGACAgtcttcccctctccgtGTCCCTCGATACTGGCACCACCTTGACGGCGCTGCCCAGCGATCTCGTCAACAAGGTCTATGATGCGCTCAATGCAACATACGACAAGACATACGATATGGCCTACATCGATTGCGACGCCCGAGAGTCTGACTACAATGTGACCTATAGTTTCTCCGGTGCAACGGTCACCGTCAGTATGAGCGAGCTAATTATCCCCGCAACGGAGCCGGGGTGGCCCGACAACACCTGTGTGTTGGGCCTCGTGCCGAGCCAGCCGGGTGTGAATCTGCTCGGTGATACATTCCTGCGCAGCGCATACGTTGTATACGATCTCGAGAACAATGAAATCTCCCTCGCCAACACGAACTTTAACCCGGGTGACGATGATATCCTCGAGATCGGAACGGGAACGTCGGCTGTGCCGGGAGCGACACCGGTTCCTTCTGCTGTCTCTTCCGCTACTGGAAATGGATTGGTCTCGACTGGCACTGCAGTGCCCACACTGTCGGGTGTCACCATTACTGCTACGGCCACAGCAACCGGGGCGACGGGTACTGCTTCGAGCGGCGGCTCATCGGCCGAAGCTACGAGCACTTCCTCGGAGGGTGCTGCAGCGCAGGCTACAAGCAACCCGGTGAAGCTGCTTTCAGGACTTGCAGGCGTGGGATTGCTTCTTGCATTGTAG
- a CDS encoding uncharacterized protein (COG:S;~EggNog:ENOG410PIJ1;~InterPro:IPR017853;~SECRETED:SignalP(1-20)), with the protein MWTTVFSVAAGLASLPLTHAFNNPPGVDIWCGKAYRASNASFNPGGWFEQPSYSSTPLLDLKVRPRMSIYLETDAKGSLLVDTTVSHIVGDSLPVQARTNYTDHITNTTFTTTSELFYLPQRTDGGSATRIDHRTGMLSYIQNQSVTWTPIFPYTYYAQWSLYWDTNTSTLETFASQGYNVIHIVPTGTLSETPFPWTTFDPYLTTSDKQNLHLQYDVLFDPTNLTRLTDQVTHIHTHPSLLLYYTADEPDGKGNPLNSTRLAYDLIRSMDPYHPVSLALNCKDFYYEEYASGADIILSDVYPVATNTSWSTVYDTPCNATYGCCGCDDCRGEFEDISDRLDQFYEFDAVVGWEKVHWGAPQAFGEETFWTRYPTAEEEVVMVMLSVNHGAMGTVMWDYPSSDGIERITRELGPVVTGEVFVGFLEEGVRRVGVVKGAGRVDVAWWVVEEEGRALVSVVNLNYRGTGEVRVGLGGVRVAGVEKVLWGGEGWDVKDGELVREGLGGLEAGILVVDLV; encoded by the exons ATGTGGACGACTGTGTTTTCCGTGGCAGCTGGGCTGGCCAGTCTGCCATTGACTCATGCCTTTAACAATCCTCCAGGTGTGGACATCTGGTGCGGCAAGGCCTATCGAGCGAG CAATGCTTCATTCAACCCTGGTGGCTGGTTTGAGCAGCCCTCGTACTCTTCAACTCCCCTTCTGGACCTCAAGGTCCGGCCGCGAATGAGCATCTATCTCGAGACAGATGCAAAGGGTAGCCTTCTCGTTGACACCACCGTCTCTCACATCGTCGGTGATTCTCTACCAGTTCAGGCCCGGACAAACTACACAGACCA catcaccaacaccaccttcaccaccacctccgaacTCTTCTACCTCCCCCAACGCACCGACGGCGGCAGCGCCACCCGCATCGACCACCGCACGGGCATGCTCTCCTACATCCAGAACCAATCCGTAACCTGGACCCCAATCTTCCCCTACACCTACTACG CCCAATGGTCCCTCTACTGGgacaccaacaccagcacTCTAGAAACCTTCGCCTCCCAAGGCTACAACGTAATCCATATCGTCCCCACAGGCACCCTCAGCGAAACGCCCTTCCCCTGGACGACCTTCGATCCctacctcaccacctccgacaaGCAAAACCTCCACCTTCAATACGACGTCCTCTTCGACCCTACCAACCTGACCAGACTCACCGACCAAGTCAcacacatccacacccacccctccctcctcctatACTACACAGCCGACGAACCAGACGGAAAAGGCAACCCCCTGAACTCGACCCGTCTGGCGTACGACCTCATCCGCTCCATGGACCCGTACCATCCGGTGTCTCTAGCTCTGAACTGTAAGGACTTCTATTATGAGGAGTATGCCTCCGGGGCGGATATTATCCTGTCGGATGTGTATCCCGTCGCGACGAATACTTCCTGGTCGACTGTGTATGACACGCCGTGTAATGCTACGTATGGGTGTTGTGGGTGTGATGATTGCAGGGGTGAATTCGAGGATATAAGTGATAGGTTGGATCAGTTCTATGAATTTGATGcggttgttggttgggagaAGGTGCATTGGGGCGCGCCGCAGGCGTTCGGGGAGGAGACGTTTTGGACGAGGTATCCTacggctgaggaggaggtggttaTGGTTATGTTGAGTGTTAATCATGGAGCGATGGGCACTGTTATGTGGGATTATCCGAGTAGTGATGGGATTGAGAGGATTACGCGGGAATTGGGGCCTGTCGTCACTGGGGAGGTGTTTGTGGGGTttttggaggagggagttagaagggtgggggtggtgaagggggcagggagggtggatgttgcgtggtgggtggtggaagaggaggggagggcgTTGGTGAGTGTGGTTAATTTGAATTATCGGGGGACTGGGGAGGTcagggtgggtttggggggtgtGAGGGTGGCTGGGGTAGAGAAGGTGCtttggggtggggagggatgggatgtcAAGGATGGGGAGTTGGTtagggaggggttgggagGGTTGGAGGCGGGTATTTTagtggtggatttggtgtaG